From Polyodon spathula isolate WHYD16114869_AA chromosome 24, ASM1765450v1, whole genome shotgun sequence, one genomic window encodes:
- the LOC121299042 gene encoding COUP transcription factor 2 isoform X1: MAMVVWRGSQDEVSETQGTLTSQVPQVGPLVLSTSQVTQPTPQTPVQGGAPTTTAQSTPSNQTNQQSQTVEKQQPPHIECVVCGDKSSGKHYGQFTCEGCKSFFKRSVRRNLSYTCRANRNCPIDQHHRNQCQYCRLKKCLKVGMRREVSHFTAAVQRGRMPPTQPHHGQFSLTNGDPLNCHSYLSGYISLLLRAEPYPTSRYGSQCMQPNNIMGIENICELAARMLFSAVEWARNIPFFPDLQITDQVALLRLTWSELFVLNAAQCSMPLHVAPLLAAAGLHASPMSADRVVAFMDHIRIFQEQVEKLKALHVDSAEYSCLKAIVLFTSDACGLSDVAHVESLQEKSQCALEEYVRSQYPNQPTRFGKLLLRLPSLRTVSSSVIEQLFFVRLVGKTPIETLIRDMLLSGSSFNWPYMSIQ, encoded by the exons ATGGCAATGGTAGTGTGGCGCGGCTCCCAGGACGAAGTATCCGAAACGCAGGGGACCCTGACTTCCCAGGTCCCGCAAGTAGGACCACTGGTGCTGTCGACCTCTCAGGTTACACAACCAACACCGCAAACCCCCGTGCAAGGGGGGGCTCCGACCACCACAGCCCAGTCTACTCCGTCAAACCAGACGAACCAGCAAAGCCAAACGGTGGAAAAACAACAGCCACCGCACATCGAGTGCGTGGTTTGCGGGGACAAGTCGAGCGGCAAACACTACGGCCAGTTCACCTGCGAGGGCtgcaaaagcttttttaaaaggAGTGTACGGAGAAACCTGAGCTACACATGCCGTGCCAACAGGAACTGTCCCATTGATCAACACCACCGCAACCAGTGCCAGTACTGCCGCCTCAAAAAGTGCCTCAAAGTCGGCATGAGACGGGAAG TTTCTCATTTTACTgcagcagtacaaaggggacggaTGCCACCCACGCAGCCACACCATGGCCAGTTCTCCTTGACAAATGGGGACCCCCTGAACTGCCATTCCTACTTATCCGGATATATCTCCCTTCTTCTGAGAGCGGAGCCCTACCCAACCTCCCGATATGGCAGCCAATGCATGCAGCCGAACAATATCATGGGCATCGAGAACATTTGTGAACTGGCAGCCAGGATGCTGTTCAGCGCGGTGGAGTGGGCGAGGAATATCCCTTTCTTTCCAGACCTTCAGATCACTGACCAGGTGGCCCTCTTAAGGCTCACCTGGAGCGAGTTGTTTGTGCTCAACGCTGCCCAGTGTTCCATGCCGCTCCACGTGGCTCCTCTGCTGGCGGCGGCGGGCCTCCACGCCTCGCCCATGTCAGCAGACAGAGTGGTCGCCTTCATGGACCACATCAGAATCTTCCAAGAACAAGTGGAGAAGCTCAAGGCTTTGCATGTTGATTCTGCAGAATACAGTTGCTTAAAGGCTATAGTGCTTTTCACGTCAG ATGCTTGTGGTCTTTCTGATGTGGCCCATGTGGAAAGTTTGCAAGAAAAGTCCCAGTGTGCATTGGAAGAGTATGTTAGGAGCCAGTACCCCAACCAGCCGACTCGCTTTGGAAAGCTTTTGCTTCGCCTGCCTTCTCTCCGCACTGTTTCTTCTTCTGTAATAGAGCAATTGTTTTTCGTCCGTCTGGTAGGTAAAACCCCGATAGAAACCCTCATCAGAGATATGCTGCTGTCTGGCAGCAGCTTTAACTGGCCTTACATGTCAATCCAGTAG
- the LOC121299042 gene encoding COUP transcription factor 2 isoform X3 has product MAMVVWRGSQDEVSETQGTLTSQVPQVGPLVLSTSQVTQPTPQTPVQGGAPTTTAQSTPSNQTNQQSQTVEKQQPPHIECVVCGDKSSGKHYGQFTCEGCKSFFKRSVRRNLSYTCRANRNCPIDQHHRNQCQYCRLKKCLKVGMRREVQRGRMPPTQPHHGQFSLTNGDPLNCHSYLSGYISLLLRAEPYPTSRYGSQCMQPNNIMGIENICELAARMLFSAVEWARNIPFFPDLQITDQVALLRLTWSELFVLNAAQCSMPLHVAPLLAAAGLHASPMSADRVVAFMDHIRIFQEQVEKLKALHVDSAEYSCLKAIVLFTSDACGLSDVAHVESLQEKSQCALEEYVRSQYPNQPTRFGKLLLRLPSLRTVSSSVIEQLFFVRLVGKTPIETLIRDMLLSGSSFNWPYMSIQ; this is encoded by the exons ATGGCAATGGTAGTGTGGCGCGGCTCCCAGGACGAAGTATCCGAAACGCAGGGGACCCTGACTTCCCAGGTCCCGCAAGTAGGACCACTGGTGCTGTCGACCTCTCAGGTTACACAACCAACACCGCAAACCCCCGTGCAAGGGGGGGCTCCGACCACCACAGCCCAGTCTACTCCGTCAAACCAGACGAACCAGCAAAGCCAAACGGTGGAAAAACAACAGCCACCGCACATCGAGTGCGTGGTTTGCGGGGACAAGTCGAGCGGCAAACACTACGGCCAGTTCACCTGCGAGGGCtgcaaaagcttttttaaaaggAGTGTACGGAGAAACCTGAGCTACACATGCCGTGCCAACAGGAACTGTCCCATTGATCAACACCACCGCAACCAGTGCCAGTACTGCCGCCTCAAAAAGTGCCTCAAAGTCGGCATGAGACGGGAAG tacaaaggggacggaTGCCACCCACGCAGCCACACCATGGCCAGTTCTCCTTGACAAATGGGGACCCCCTGAACTGCCATTCCTACTTATCCGGATATATCTCCCTTCTTCTGAGAGCGGAGCCCTACCCAACCTCCCGATATGGCAGCCAATGCATGCAGCCGAACAATATCATGGGCATCGAGAACATTTGTGAACTGGCAGCCAGGATGCTGTTCAGCGCGGTGGAGTGGGCGAGGAATATCCCTTTCTTTCCAGACCTTCAGATCACTGACCAGGTGGCCCTCTTAAGGCTCACCTGGAGCGAGTTGTTTGTGCTCAACGCTGCCCAGTGTTCCATGCCGCTCCACGTGGCTCCTCTGCTGGCGGCGGCGGGCCTCCACGCCTCGCCCATGTCAGCAGACAGAGTGGTCGCCTTCATGGACCACATCAGAATCTTCCAAGAACAAGTGGAGAAGCTCAAGGCTTTGCATGTTGATTCTGCAGAATACAGTTGCTTAAAGGCTATAGTGCTTTTCACGTCAG ATGCTTGTGGTCTTTCTGATGTGGCCCATGTGGAAAGTTTGCAAGAAAAGTCCCAGTGTGCATTGGAAGAGTATGTTAGGAGCCAGTACCCCAACCAGCCGACTCGCTTTGGAAAGCTTTTGCTTCGCCTGCCTTCTCTCCGCACTGTTTCTTCTTCTGTAATAGAGCAATTGTTTTTCGTCCGTCTGGTAGGTAAAACCCCGATAGAAACCCTCATCAGAGATATGCTGCTGTCTGGCAGCAGCTTTAACTGGCCTTACATGTCAATCCAGTAG
- the LOC121299042 gene encoding COUP transcription factor 2 isoform X2, whose amino-acid sequence MAMVVWRGSQDEVSETQGTLTSQVPQVGPLVLSTSQVTQPTPQTPVQGGAPTTTAQSTPSNQTNQQSQTVEKQQPPHIECVVCGDKSSGKHYGQFTCEGCKSFFKRSVRRNLSYTCRANRNCPIDQHHRNQCQYCRLKKCLKVGMRREAVQRGRMPPTQPHHGQFSLTNGDPLNCHSYLSGYISLLLRAEPYPTSRYGSQCMQPNNIMGIENICELAARMLFSAVEWARNIPFFPDLQITDQVALLRLTWSELFVLNAAQCSMPLHVAPLLAAAGLHASPMSADRVVAFMDHIRIFQEQVEKLKALHVDSAEYSCLKAIVLFTSDACGLSDVAHVESLQEKSQCALEEYVRSQYPNQPTRFGKLLLRLPSLRTVSSSVIEQLFFVRLVGKTPIETLIRDMLLSGSSFNWPYMSIQ is encoded by the exons ATGGCAATGGTAGTGTGGCGCGGCTCCCAGGACGAAGTATCCGAAACGCAGGGGACCCTGACTTCCCAGGTCCCGCAAGTAGGACCACTGGTGCTGTCGACCTCTCAGGTTACACAACCAACACCGCAAACCCCCGTGCAAGGGGGGGCTCCGACCACCACAGCCCAGTCTACTCCGTCAAACCAGACGAACCAGCAAAGCCAAACGGTGGAAAAACAACAGCCACCGCACATCGAGTGCGTGGTTTGCGGGGACAAGTCGAGCGGCAAACACTACGGCCAGTTCACCTGCGAGGGCtgcaaaagcttttttaaaaggAGTGTACGGAGAAACCTGAGCTACACATGCCGTGCCAACAGGAACTGTCCCATTGATCAACACCACCGCAACCAGTGCCAGTACTGCCGCCTCAAAAAGTGCCTCAAAGTCGGCATGAGACGGGAAG cagtacaaaggggacggaTGCCACCCACGCAGCCACACCATGGCCAGTTCTCCTTGACAAATGGGGACCCCCTGAACTGCCATTCCTACTTATCCGGATATATCTCCCTTCTTCTGAGAGCGGAGCCCTACCCAACCTCCCGATATGGCAGCCAATGCATGCAGCCGAACAATATCATGGGCATCGAGAACATTTGTGAACTGGCAGCCAGGATGCTGTTCAGCGCGGTGGAGTGGGCGAGGAATATCCCTTTCTTTCCAGACCTTCAGATCACTGACCAGGTGGCCCTCTTAAGGCTCACCTGGAGCGAGTTGTTTGTGCTCAACGCTGCCCAGTGTTCCATGCCGCTCCACGTGGCTCCTCTGCTGGCGGCGGCGGGCCTCCACGCCTCGCCCATGTCAGCAGACAGAGTGGTCGCCTTCATGGACCACATCAGAATCTTCCAAGAACAAGTGGAGAAGCTCAAGGCTTTGCATGTTGATTCTGCAGAATACAGTTGCTTAAAGGCTATAGTGCTTTTCACGTCAG ATGCTTGTGGTCTTTCTGATGTGGCCCATGTGGAAAGTTTGCAAGAAAAGTCCCAGTGTGCATTGGAAGAGTATGTTAGGAGCCAGTACCCCAACCAGCCGACTCGCTTTGGAAAGCTTTTGCTTCGCCTGCCTTCTCTCCGCACTGTTTCTTCTTCTGTAATAGAGCAATTGTTTTTCGTCCGTCTGGTAGGTAAAACCCCGATAGAAACCCTCATCAGAGATATGCTGCTGTCTGGCAGCAGCTTTAACTGGCCTTACATGTCAATCCAGTAG
- the LOC121299042 gene encoding COUP transcription factor 2 isoform X4 has translation MQPFWETEQRKYLCAVQRGRMPPTQPHHGQFSLTNGDPLNCHSYLSGYISLLLRAEPYPTSRYGSQCMQPNNIMGIENICELAARMLFSAVEWARNIPFFPDLQITDQVALLRLTWSELFVLNAAQCSMPLHVAPLLAAAGLHASPMSADRVVAFMDHIRIFQEQVEKLKALHVDSAEYSCLKAIVLFTSDACGLSDVAHVESLQEKSQCALEEYVRSQYPNQPTRFGKLLLRLPSLRTVSSSVIEQLFFVRLVGKTPIETLIRDMLLSGSSFNWPYMSIQ, from the exons cagtacaaaggggacggaTGCCACCCACGCAGCCACACCATGGCCAGTTCTCCTTGACAAATGGGGACCCCCTGAACTGCCATTCCTACTTATCCGGATATATCTCCCTTCTTCTGAGAGCGGAGCCCTACCCAACCTCCCGATATGGCAGCCAATGCATGCAGCCGAACAATATCATGGGCATCGAGAACATTTGTGAACTGGCAGCCAGGATGCTGTTCAGCGCGGTGGAGTGGGCGAGGAATATCCCTTTCTTTCCAGACCTTCAGATCACTGACCAGGTGGCCCTCTTAAGGCTCACCTGGAGCGAGTTGTTTGTGCTCAACGCTGCCCAGTGTTCCATGCCGCTCCACGTGGCTCCTCTGCTGGCGGCGGCGGGCCTCCACGCCTCGCCCATGTCAGCAGACAGAGTGGTCGCCTTCATGGACCACATCAGAATCTTCCAAGAACAAGTGGAGAAGCTCAAGGCTTTGCATGTTGATTCTGCAGAATACAGTTGCTTAAAGGCTATAGTGCTTTTCACGTCAG ATGCTTGTGGTCTTTCTGATGTGGCCCATGTGGAAAGTTTGCAAGAAAAGTCCCAGTGTGCATTGGAAGAGTATGTTAGGAGCCAGTACCCCAACCAGCCGACTCGCTTTGGAAAGCTTTTGCTTCGCCTGCCTTCTCTCCGCACTGTTTCTTCTTCTGTAATAGAGCAATTGTTTTTCGTCCGTCTGGTAGGTAAAACCCCGATAGAAACCCTCATCAGAGATATGCTGCTGTCTGGCAGCAGCTTTAACTGGCCTTACATGTCAATCCAGTAG